In Pedobacter sp. SL55, the following proteins share a genomic window:
- a CDS encoding tRNA1(Val) (adenine(37)-N6)-methyltransferase, translating to MKNIFRFKQFEVDQSDCAMKINTDGVLLGAMVQHENAERILDVGTGTGVIALMLAQRFPKAQVHAVEIDEQASATASRNFENSVFSERLTNNNISIEQFNSPEKFDLIVTNPPFFVNDYKNAEPKKEIARHASSKLSLPSWLRKLKSY from the coding sequence ATGAAAAATATCTTCCGTTTTAAGCAATTTGAGGTAGACCAAAGCGATTGCGCTATGAAAATCAATACCGATGGCGTGTTGTTGGGAGCTATGGTGCAACATGAAAATGCAGAGCGGATCTTAGATGTAGGTACAGGAACAGGTGTAATTGCTTTAATGTTGGCGCAGCGTTTTCCAAAAGCTCAAGTTCATGCGGTAGAAATTGATGAACAAGCATCAGCAACTGCTAGTAGAAATTTTGAGAATTCAGTTTTTAGTGAACGATTAACAAACAACAATATATCAATCGAACAATTCAACAGTCCAGAAAAATTCGATCTTATTGTGACCAATCCTCCGTTTTTTGTAAACGATTATAAAAATGCCGAACCTAAAAAGGAAATAGCTAGACACGCCAGTAGTAAGCTTTCTTTGCCGAGTTGGTTAAGAAAGTTGAAGAGTTATTGA
- a CDS encoding VOC family protein: MFNRIHHIAIICSNYERSKDFYVNKLGFTVLAEVFREERKSWKLDLAVDGVYQIELFSFENPPERPSRPEAQGLRHLAFAVDDVEKVAGVLNERGVVTEPIRIDEFTGKKFTFFADPDGLPLEIYES, translated from the coding sequence ATGTTCAACCGCATTCACCATATCGCTATTATCTGTTCTAATTATGAACGTTCAAAAGATTTTTATGTAAACAAACTAGGTTTTACGGTTTTAGCAGAGGTTTTTAGGGAAGAAAGAAAATCTTGGAAGTTGGATTTAGCTGTGGATGGCGTTTATCAAATTGAATTGTTCTCTTTTGAAAATCCGCCAGAAAGGCCATCTAGACCAGAAGCGCAAGGTTTGCGTCATTTAGCTTTTGCGGTTGATGATGTTGAAAAAGTGGCAGGGGTTTTAAATGAAAGAGGTGTTGTAACCGAACCGATTAGGATTGACGAGTTTACAGGGAAAAAGTTCACTTTTTTTGCAGATCCTGATGGATTGCCGTTGGAGATTTATGAAAGCTAA
- the purL gene encoding phosphoribosylformylglycinamidine synthase: protein MIHFFLGQSDEVFVLQTSKTLSPTDTEKLEWLFGGAKLSTESSLTGFFVGPRAAMITPWSTNAVEITQNMTLDGIIRIEEFKKVDEGFTAFDPMLSQKYSGLNQEVFNINIKPEAILEITDIAAYNKQEGLSLSDEEVDYLEGLADKLGRPLTDSEVFGFSQVNSEHCRHKIFNGTFVIDGEAKPTSLFKLIKKTSETHPNDIVSAYKDNVAFVKGPKVQQFAPSKPDEPSFYETKDFDSVISIKAETHNFPTTVEPFNGAATGSGGEIRDRLAGGQGSLPLAGTAVYMTALSRLEENRPWEKGMEERQWLYQTPMDILIKASNGASDFGNKFGQPLITGSVLTFEHEEHDRKLGFDKVIMLAGGVGYGKLAQAKKQEPKTGDNIVVLGGENYRIGMGGAAVSSADTGQHGSGIELNAIQRSNPEMQKRAANAVRAMVESDNNTIVSIHDHGAGGHLNCLSELVEATGGKIDLDKLPVGDPTLSAKEIIGNESQERMGLAISEEHTATLKKIADRERSPMYTVGKVTGDHRFTFESATTGAKPMDLALSDMFGSSPKMIMDDKTVDRNYEAVAYDQGKINEYLEQVLQLEAVACKDWLTNKVDRCVGGRVAKQQCAGPLQLPLNNVGVMALDFQGKEGIATSVGHAPVSALIDAGAGSRIAIAESLSNIVWAPLKDGLKSVSLSANWMWACKNEGEDARLYEAVEACSDFAIELGINIPTGKDSLSMKQKYKDGDVIAPGTVIISAAGNCNDITQVVEPVLQKDGGNIYYINLSNDTYKLGGSSFAQVLNKVGNETPDVKDAAKFNTAFNAIQELIKAGKIKAGHDIGSGGLITTLLEMCFADQNLGANIDLSSLGEVDALKVLFAENIALVFQADESVEAILNDKAVVFHKIGLVSNTATLSVANNATNYTFDINHLRDVWFKTSYLLDRKQSGEVKAKERFDNYKNQPLKFNFPAQFDGKKPVIDASKPRPKAAILREKGSNSEREVANAMYLAGFDVKDVHMTDLISGRETLEDIQFIGAVGGFSNSDVLGSAKGWAGAFLYNEKARVALENFFNREDTLSVGICNGCQLFVELGLINKNHEVKPKMLHNDSHKHESIFTSLTIQENKSVMLSTLAGSTLGVWVSHGEGKFQLPYEETKYQIVSKYGYEQYPANPNGSDYNTAMMCDETGRHLVMMPHIERSLFQWHWANYPAGRKDEVSPWMEAFVNARKWVEKHQK, encoded by the coding sequence ATGATTCATTTCTTTTTAGGTCAATCTGACGAGGTTTTTGTTTTACAAACAAGCAAAACTTTATCCCCAACTGATACAGAAAAATTAGAATGGCTTTTCGGCGGAGCTAAATTGAGCACCGAAAGTTCTTTAACAGGTTTTTTTGTTGGTCCACGTGCAGCAATGATTACTCCTTGGAGTACCAACGCGGTAGAAATCACTCAAAACATGACACTTGATGGCATCATCAGGATTGAAGAATTTAAAAAAGTGGACGAAGGGTTTACGGCATTTGACCCCATGCTTTCTCAAAAATACAGTGGTTTAAACCAAGAAGTATTTAATATTAACATTAAGCCAGAGGCGATATTAGAAATTACAGATATTGCGGCTTACAACAAGCAAGAGGGCTTATCTTTAAGTGATGAAGAAGTAGATTACCTAGAAGGATTAGCTGATAAACTAGGAAGACCGTTAACAGATTCGGAAGTATTTGGCTTCTCGCAAGTAAATTCAGAGCACTGCCGCCATAAAATTTTCAATGGTACTTTCGTAATTGATGGCGAGGCAAAACCAACGTCGCTTTTTAAACTGATTAAGAAAACATCGGAAACTCATCCAAACGATATCGTTTCTGCATATAAAGATAATGTGGCTTTTGTAAAAGGCCCGAAAGTGCAACAATTTGCACCTTCTAAACCAGATGAGCCATCGTTTTACGAAACCAAAGATTTTGATTCGGTAATTTCAATCAAGGCCGAAACCCACAACTTTCCAACTACGGTAGAGCCTTTTAATGGTGCTGCTACAGGTTCGGGTGGCGAAATTAGAGATCGTTTAGCTGGCGGACAAGGCTCTTTGCCTTTAGCAGGAACAGCGGTTTACATGACTGCCCTTTCTCGTTTGGAGGAGAATCGTCCTTGGGAAAAAGGTATGGAAGAGCGCCAGTGGTTGTACCAAACACCAATGGATATCTTAATCAAAGCTTCAAACGGAGCTTCTGATTTTGGAAATAAATTCGGTCAGCCGTTAATTACTGGTTCTGTACTTACTTTCGAACACGAAGAGCACGACCGTAAATTAGGTTTCGATAAAGTGATTATGTTGGCTGGTGGTGTAGGTTACGGAAAACTAGCACAAGCCAAAAAACAAGAACCAAAAACTGGCGATAACATCGTGGTTTTAGGTGGTGAGAATTACCGTATTGGTATGGGTGGCGCTGCTGTTTCTTCTGCAGATACTGGTCAACATGGTTCTGGAATTGAATTAAATGCGATACAACGTTCTAACCCAGAAATGCAAAAACGTGCGGCTAATGCGGTTCGTGCAATGGTAGAGAGCGACAATAACACCATCGTATCCATTCACGATCACGGTGCTGGTGGTCACTTAAACTGTCTTTCTGAATTAGTTGAAGCCACTGGAGGTAAAATCGATTTAGATAAATTGCCAGTTGGCGACCCTACCCTTTCTGCAAAAGAGATCATCGGTAACGAGTCGCAAGAACGTATGGGCTTGGCGATTAGCGAAGAACATACAGCTACTTTAAAGAAAATTGCTGATCGTGAGCGTTCTCCAATGTATACTGTTGGTAAAGTAACTGGCGATCATCGTTTTACTTTTGAATCTGCAACTACTGGTGCAAAACCAATGGATTTGGCATTGAGCGATATGTTTGGCAGCTCACCAAAAATGATTATGGATGACAAAACTGTTGACCGTAATTATGAAGCTGTTGCTTACGATCAAGGTAAAATCAACGAATATTTAGAGCAAGTGCTCCAATTAGAAGCCGTTGCTTGTAAAGACTGGTTAACTAACAAAGTTGATAGATGTGTTGGCGGTCGCGTAGCAAAACAACAATGCGCTGGTCCGTTACAATTGCCATTGAACAACGTAGGTGTAATGGCTTTAGATTTCCAAGGAAAAGAAGGTATTGCGACTTCGGTGGGTCACGCACCAGTTTCTGCATTAATTGATGCTGGTGCTGGAAGTAGAATTGCCATTGCAGAATCATTATCAAATATTGTTTGGGCACCATTAAAAGATGGCTTGAAAAGTGTTTCCCTTTCGGCAAACTGGATGTGGGCTTGTAAAAATGAAGGCGAAGATGCCCGTTTGTACGAAGCTGTAGAGGCTTGTTCAGATTTTGCTATCGAGTTGGGTATCAATATCCCAACGGGTAAAGATTCACTTTCGATGAAACAGAAATACAAAGATGGCGATGTAATTGCGCCTGGAACTGTAATTATTTCTGCTGCTGGTAACTGTAACGATATAACTCAAGTAGTTGAGCCTGTTTTACAGAAAGATGGTGGTAATATTTACTACATCAACTTAAGTAATGATACTTATAAATTAGGAGGTTCTTCGTTTGCGCAAGTTTTAAATAAAGTTGGTAACGAAACTCCTGATGTAAAGGATGCGGCTAAATTCAACACTGCTTTTAACGCTATCCAAGAGTTAATTAAAGCTGGCAAAATTAAAGCTGGTCACGATATTGGTAGCGGTGGTTTAATCACTACGCTTTTAGAAATGTGTTTTGCAGATCAAAACTTAGGTGCAAATATTGATTTATCTAGCTTAGGCGAAGTTGATGCTTTGAAAGTATTATTTGCTGAAAACATTGCTTTGGTTTTCCAAGCTGATGAAAGCGTTGAAGCTATCTTAAATGATAAAGCCGTTGTTTTTCACAAAATTGGTTTGGTAAGTAATACCGCTACTTTAAGTGTAGCTAACAACGCAACCAACTACACTTTCGATATTAACCACTTACGTGATGTTTGGTTTAAAACTTCTTATTTGTTAGACCGCAAACAAAGTGGAGAGGTAAAAGCGAAAGAGCGTTTCGACAATTATAAAAATCAGCCTTTAAAATTCAACTTCCCTGCACAATTTGATGGCAAAAAGCCAGTAATTGATGCAAGTAAGCCTCGTCCGAAAGCAGCAATTTTACGTGAAAAAGGTAGTAACTCTGAGCGTGAAGTAGCTAACGCAATGTATTTGGCAGGTTTCGATGTGAAAGATGTTCACATGACGGATCTAATTTCGGGCAGAGAAACTTTAGAAGATATTCAATTTATCGGTGCTGTTGGTGGTTTCTCTAACTCTGATGTTTTAGGCTCTGCAAAAGGTTGGGCTGGTGCATTTTTATACAACGAGAAAGCTCGTGTAGCATTAGAAAACTTTTTCAACAGAGAAGATACTTTATCTGTAGGTATTTGTAATGGTTGTCAGTTATTTGTGGAATTAGGTTTAATTAACAAAAACCACGAAGTAAAACCTAAAATGTTGCACAACGATAGCCATAAACACGAAAGTATATTCACATCACTAACTATTCAAGAGAACAAATCGGTAATGTTATCTACCTTAGCTGGTAGCACTTTAGGTGTTTGGGTATCACACGGCGAAGGTAAATTCCAATTACCGTACGAAGAAACTAAATATCAAATCGTTTCTAAATATGGATACGAACAATATCCGGCCAACCCTAATGGTTCTGATTATAACACCGCTATGATGTGTGATGAAACTGGCAGACACTTGGTAATGATGCCTCATATCGAGCGCTCATTGTTTCAGTGGCATTGGGCAAATTATCCGGCAGGTAGAAAAGACGAAGTTTCGCCTTGGATGGAAGCTTTTGTAAATGCAAGAAAATGGGTGGAGAAACACCAGAAATAA
- a CDS encoding alpha-1,2-fucosyltransferase has product MIIVSINGGLGNQLFQYAFGKHLEHINQEDVFFDLSAFDGSNQRDFALNHFNINLKKAAQNKIPFIYRKNFKKFNLLARTLNKLFYTRPIFTQNQFHFNPYFLQKRRNAYYWGYWQSEKYFDGVKNTIKKELIFKDEPSVIDQQLFQKIQEQQSVCIHVRRGDYLGHSRLAVCELSYYKKAIEAICNKVQNPSFYIFSDDINWCKENLTINYQHTFVYTGDTYRDFKLMTQCRHNIIANSSFSWWGAYLGQNHDKIVISPKKWFVENIDKDRYNTKDLLPENWMTI; this is encoded by the coding sequence ATGATAATTGTAAGTATCAATGGGGGTTTAGGCAATCAGCTTTTTCAATACGCATTTGGAAAACATTTAGAGCATATCAACCAAGAAGATGTTTTTTTTGATCTTTCTGCTTTTGATGGCTCAAACCAGAGAGATTTTGCGTTAAATCATTTTAACATCAATCTTAAAAAGGCCGCACAAAACAAAATACCTTTCATTTACCGAAAAAATTTCAAGAAATTCAATTTACTCGCTAGAACACTTAACAAGTTATTTTATACGCGTCCTATTTTTACGCAAAATCAATTTCATTTTAATCCATATTTCCTACAAAAAAGACGAAATGCTTATTATTGGGGTTATTGGCAAAGTGAAAAATATTTTGACGGAGTAAAGAATACAATAAAAAAGGAACTTATTTTTAAAGATGAGCCATCGGTTATAGACCAGCAACTATTTCAAAAAATCCAAGAACAACAATCGGTTTGCATTCATGTAAGAAGAGGCGATTATTTAGGGCATTCGCGGTTAGCAGTTTGCGAATTGTCTTACTATAAAAAAGCCATTGAAGCAATATGTAACAAGGTACAAAACCCCTCTTTTTACATATTTTCTGATGATATTAACTGGTGCAAAGAAAATTTAACGATCAATTATCAACATACTTTCGTGTATACAGGCGACACTTACAGAGATTTTAAACTAATGACCCAATGCAGACATAATATAATTGCAAACAGCTCTTTCAGCTGGTGGGGAGCATATTTGGGGCAAAATCATGATAAAATTGTAATTTCGCCTAAAAAATGGTTTGTAGAAAACATTGATAAAGACAGATATAACACCAAAGACCTACTCCCCGAAAATTGGATGACTATTTAG
- a CDS encoding lipopolysaccharide biosynthesis protein has translation MIKKTLGICNILKVILQILSVFTFGANLYLFLALEVIFAIVTSIALNHLIKKTYPWLEILKENDFKYKKELLKNAKQIFSHRLGSFILTQTDQLLIYAYTSLKMVTFYNNYLMIVQFAVTLTNQPFLSLHSAIGNLVVTNSREKSYRVFQELLLLKYWLAGNVIFVLYATLNPFIALWLDKSYILDHNIIIILLLNFFINIVRKPLDIFLQAFGIFHDTWAPFTEAGLNLVSSVILGYFYGIFGILLGSFISTLLIVCIWKPYLLFSKGFNLPVLFYFKKTLKYLLFYFFAAITAFYSTPNILQHIHSINKYIQFAISLCAYSMLFATLYSLLFILFANESKPLVKRFNALIKSA, from the coding sequence TTGATAAAGAAAACATTAGGAATATGTAATATCTTAAAAGTTATACTACAGATTTTATCAGTATTTACTTTTGGAGCCAATCTATACCTTTTCCTTGCATTAGAAGTAATTTTTGCCATTGTAACCTCCATCGCCTTAAACCATCTGATAAAAAAAACCTACCCGTGGCTGGAAATATTAAAAGAAAATGATTTCAAATACAAAAAGGAACTTTTAAAAAATGCGAAACAAATATTTTCGCACAGATTAGGCAGCTTTATATTAACACAAACAGATCAGTTGCTCATTTACGCCTACACTTCATTAAAAATGGTTACATTTTACAACAATTACCTTATGATTGTACAATTTGCCGTTACTTTAACCAATCAACCATTCTTATCACTACATAGTGCTATCGGCAACCTTGTTGTTACCAATAGTAGAGAAAAATCATACCGTGTTTTTCAAGAGCTTTTGCTCCTAAAATATTGGCTTGCAGGCAATGTCATATTCGTTCTTTATGCAACGTTAAATCCGTTTATAGCATTATGGTTAGACAAAAGCTATATATTAGACCATAACATTATCATAATTTTATTGCTAAATTTCTTTATTAACATAGTAAGAAAACCTTTAGATATCTTTTTGCAAGCTTTTGGAATATTTCATGACACTTGGGCACCATTTACCGAAGCGGGGTTAAATCTAGTGTCGTCTGTAATACTGGGTTATTTTTATGGCATTTTCGGTATTCTCTTGGGTTCATTTATAAGTACATTGTTAATTGTATGTATATGGAAACCCTACCTATTATTTAGTAAAGGATTTAATTTACCGGTACTTTTTTACTTTAAAAAAACTTTAAAGTATTTGCTATTTTATTTTTTTGCGGCTATAACGGCATTTTACAGTACACCAAATATACTCCAACACATACACTCCATTAATAAATATATTCAATTTGCGATAAGTCTTTGTGCTTATTCAATGTTGTTTGCTACATTGTATAGTCTTTTGTTTATTTTGTTTGCAAATGAAAGCAAACCACTCGTAAAAAGATTTAATGCTTTAATAAAGTCTGCTTAA
- a CDS encoding glycosyltransferase family 2 protein: MAVYNGEKHIREAIESVLNQSFSEFELIIINDGSTDNTANILSSYNDPRFIVIQQENLGVAKSRNKAIRDVAKGKYIAILDSDDIALPTRFEVQLAFLEENQDYVMVGANAIIIDEEGNALYHSALLTDTNLIKAQLPTSNFFNSAAIFKKDAFINVGGYNETIINHIEDAILWMKFSEIGKITNLKEILIKYRLTVNSLTNKTAAAFKMQKKLLNKIAKNQAFSTKDISSLIDKNKLSKNKKESLYYSRLANIYLTKNLNRKLALTNIFRSLSINPINFSAFKQLAILTVISLKSILSKF; encoded by the coding sequence ATGGCTGTTTACAACGGCGAGAAACATATTAGAGAAGCTATTGAAAGTGTGCTGAACCAAAGTTTTTCTGAATTTGAATTAATCATTATAAATGATGGCTCTACAGACAATACTGCCAATATCTTATCGAGTTATAACGACCCTAGATTCATCGTCATTCAGCAAGAGAATTTAGGTGTCGCAAAATCAAGAAACAAAGCAATTCGCGATGTAGCTAAAGGCAAATATATCGCTATTTTAGATTCGGATGATATAGCGCTACCAACTAGATTTGAAGTACAGCTAGCTTTTTTAGAAGAAAATCAAGATTATGTTATGGTGGGTGCAAATGCCATTATCATCGATGAAGAAGGCAACGCTCTATATCACTCTGCATTATTAACCGATACTAATTTAATTAAAGCTCAATTACCTACTAGTAACTTTTTTAACAGCGCTGCTATTTTTAAAAAAGACGCCTTTATAAATGTTGGAGGTTATAATGAAACCATTATTAACCACATAGAAGATGCGATACTATGGATGAAGTTTTCGGAAATAGGTAAAATAACCAACTTGAAAGAAATATTAATAAAATATAGATTAACCGTAAATTCTTTAACAAATAAAACTGCTGCCGCTTTTAAGATGCAAAAGAAATTGTTAAACAAAATAGCTAAAAACCAAGCCTTTTCTACAAAAGATATTTCTAGCCTAATTGATAAAAACAAGCTATCCAAAAACAAAAAAGAAAGCCTTTATTACTCACGCTTGGCAAATATTTATTTAACAAAAAACTTAAACAGAAAATTGGCACTAACAAACATTTTTAGAAGCCTGTCTATAAATCCTATTAATTTTTCGGCATTTAAACAATTAGCAATACTAACAGTAATTTCGTTAAAATCTATACTTAGCAAGTTCTAA